A genome region from Hydrogenoanaerobacterium saccharovorans includes the following:
- a CDS encoding Crp/Fnr family transcriptional regulator, with the protein MALTAKQKKIVSSCFLFKGLELQQLDTFFNNLSSVSFLTGEPIYTTENFKKSIGIITAGTINAYKGKDIVLNTFGVGDCFGVASLFHPTEEYVAVIQAKIKAELVFISDTQLNSLFREYPETAINYITFLSERIHFLNQKIDSFTVPSTAAALNYYLLDNQQNGVVTVANGYSHLARQLHIGRASLYRSLEQLEKQGIIKREDRKITILNIDSLQTS; encoded by the coding sequence ATGGCTCTCACCGCAAAACAAAAAAAGATTGTAAGCTCCTGTTTTTTGTTTAAAGGGCTGGAGCTGCAACAGCTGGATACTTTTTTTAACAACCTTTCATCAGTAAGTTTTCTCACAGGTGAGCCAATTTATACCACAGAAAATTTTAAAAAATCAATCGGTATTATTACGGCAGGTACCATCAATGCCTACAAAGGCAAAGATATTGTGCTTAACACCTTTGGTGTGGGCGATTGCTTCGGCGTTGCAAGCCTATTTCATCCTACCGAGGAATATGTCGCTGTTATACAGGCAAAAATCAAGGCAGAACTTGTTTTTATTTCAGATACTCAATTGAACAGTCTGTTTCGTGAATATCCTGAAACGGCAATCAATTACATCACCTTTCTCTCTGAACGCATCCATTTTCTTAATCAAAAAATAGATAGTTTTACGGTGCCCAGTACGGCTGCTGCATTAAATTACTACCTGCTGGATAATCAGCAGAACGGTGTGGTTACTGTTGCAAACGGGTATTCACACCTTGCACGGCAGCTTCATATCGGGCGTGCATCGCTTTACCGCAGCCTGGAGCAATTAGAAAAACAGGGCATTATTAAAAGAGAAGACCGTAAAATTACAATATTAAATATCGATTCTCTTCAGACATCCTAA
- a CDS encoding stage V sporulation T C-terminal domain-containing protein codes for MKATGIVRRIDDLGRVVIPKEIRRTMRIREGDPLEIYTDNDGEVIFKKYSPIGELSNFASQYAEVLHKAGGFPAVICDRDHVIAVSGIPKKELLERRVSPALEEIMEQRRNYAMISKEQGKLQPVEGVDRYALVAAPIIAAGDVCGSVMFLAGDTGTMAEESEIKLINAAAMFLGRQMEE; via the coding sequence ATGAAAGCCACAGGAATCGTGAGAAGAATTGACGACTTAGGCCGTGTCGTAATTCCCAAAGAGATTAGAAGAACAATGAGAATTCGCGAGGGTGACCCTCTCGAAATCTATACAGATAATGACGGAGAAGTCATTTTTAAAAAGTACTCTCCAATTGGCGAGTTATCAAACTTTGCAAGCCAATATGCAGAAGTACTGCACAAAGCAGGCGGGTTCCCTGCTGTGATATGCGACCGCGACCATGTTATTGCGGTGTCGGGCATTCCGAAAAAAGAGCTTTTAGAGCGCCGCGTTTCGCCTGCGCTTGAAGAAATTATGGAGCAGCGCCGAAATTATGCCATGATATCAAAAGAGCAAGGCAAACTCCAACCTGTAGAGGGTGTAGACCGTTATGCGTTGGTAGCGGCGCCAATCATTGCTGCGGGCGATGTGTGCGGCTCTGTCATGTTCCTTGCAGGTGATACCGGTACGATGGCAGAAGAATCTGAAATTAAACTTATTAATGCTGCAGCAATGTTTTTGGGCAGACAAATGGAAGAATAA
- a CDS encoding cupin domain-containing protein — MFIVDEKDSEYRFGDNGPKYLMKGPRMNFAIVQFTPGKDFPAHYHNVMEENFYILEGTAEITVDGKVYNLTPGQMIHIEPKEVHYVRNTSDKVMRMVSTLAPYQEVDKVDVE, encoded by the coding sequence ATGTTTATTGTAGATGAAAAAGATAGTGAGTATCGTTTTGGCGATAATGGGCCGAAATACCTTATGAAAGGTCCTCGTATGAACTTTGCAATCGTTCAATTCACCCCGGGTAAAGATTTCCCTGCACATTACCACAATGTTATGGAAGAAAACTTCTATATCCTTGAAGGAACCGCAGAAATTACCGTTGACGGAAAAGTTTACAACCTTACCCCCGGGCAGATGATTCATATTGAACCAAAAGAAGTTCACTATGTACGCAACACTTCTGATAAAGTAATGAGAATGGTATCTACCCTTGCACCATATCAAGAAGTTGACAAGGTTGACGTTGAATAA
- the lsrK gene encoding autoinducer-2 kinase encodes MSKYLMAIDAGTGSVRAVLFDTLGNQLFVSQQEWEHKEDPLYPGSMDFDWIRNWELASGCVRDVINESKINPSEIAGIATTSMREGIVLYDKNGKEIWACANVDARAGKEVSELKAISESLEKEVYLPSGQTYALGALPRILWVKNHLPEVYNNTATVTMFNDWLIARLTDVLTAEPSNGCTTGIFDLSKRAWLPEISEKCGLKTDIFPPVFESGTIVGKVTAEVAALTGLAEGTPVVTGGGDAQLGCVGVGVVDNNEAAVFGGSFWQYEFNTNVPKTDEHCRVRVNCHAVPGLWQYEALAFYPGLIMRWYRDAFCQLEKAESEKTGKDPYYLMDKEAAKIPAGSYGMMCTFSDVMNYISWRHAAPSFINFALDPQKFNRYTFYRAIMENACMVTKGNMELVYEVTGNLPKEIVFAGGASKSPIWCQILADVLGLKVRVPKIKEATALGAAIAAGVGTGIYSSMPEAAKKIVKWDAEYTPNTENHATYNKLYDTWRQVYDASLLLSDQKLTNYMWVAPGL; translated from the coding sequence ATGAGTAAGTATTTAATGGCGATTGATGCCGGTACCGGCAGCGTGCGCGCCGTATTGTTTGATACCCTTGGAAACCAGCTTTTTGTTTCTCAGCAGGAGTGGGAGCATAAAGAAGACCCTCTCTACCCCGGGTCGATGGATTTTGACTGGATTCGCAACTGGGAGCTTGCTTCGGGCTGTGTGCGAGATGTGATAAACGAAAGCAAAATCAACCCTTCTGAAATAGCAGGCATTGCTACCACCAGTATGCGTGAGGGTATTGTTCTCTATGACAAAAACGGCAAAGAAATTTGGGCTTGCGCAAATGTAGATGCTCGCGCGGGCAAAGAAGTCAGCGAGCTGAAGGCGATTTCAGAAAGCCTTGAAAAAGAAGTTTATCTCCCCTCGGGGCAAACCTATGCACTGGGCGCACTGCCCAGAATTTTATGGGTAAAAAACCATCTGCCTGAAGTTTACAATAATACCGCCACCGTTACCATGTTTAACGATTGGCTGATTGCAAGGCTCACCGATGTACTCACCGCAGAACCCTCCAACGGCTGCACTACCGGCATCTTTGACCTTTCAAAGCGTGCATGGCTGCCCGAAATTTCAGAAAAATGCGGGCTGAAAACAGATATTTTCCCACCTGTATTTGAAAGCGGCACTATAGTAGGTAAGGTTACCGCAGAGGTTGCGGCGCTCACAGGGCTTGCGGAGGGAACACCTGTTGTTACCGGCGGAGGAGATGCACAGCTTGGATGTGTAGGCGTTGGCGTAGTTGATAATAATGAGGCAGCTGTATTCGGCGGCAGCTTTTGGCAATATGAATTTAACACCAATGTACCTAAAACCGATGAACATTGCCGCGTAAGAGTAAATTGCCATGCAGTACCCGGTTTGTGGCAATACGAAGCACTTGCATTCTACCCCGGGCTGATTATGCGCTGGTACCGTGACGCATTTTGCCAGTTAGAAAAAGCAGAGAGCGAAAAAACAGGCAAAGACCCTTACTATTTGATGGATAAGGAAGCCGCAAAAATACCCGCGGGCAGCTACGGGATGATGTGCACCTTCTCGGATGTGATGAACTACATCTCATGGCGCCACGCAGCGCCCTCGTTTATTAACTTTGCACTCGACCCGCAAAAATTTAACCGCTATACTTTCTACCGCGCAATTATGGAAAACGCCTGTATGGTTACCAAAGGCAATATGGAGCTTGTCTATGAGGTAACCGGCAACCTGCCAAAAGAAATTGTGTTTGCCGGCGGAGCATCGAAAAGCCCAATCTGGTGCCAGATACTGGCAGATGTTTTGGGGCTTAAAGTACGTGTGCCAAAAATAAAAGAGGCAACCGCGCTTGGTGCGGCAATTGCAGCAGGCGTTGGTACCGGTATTTATTCAAGCATGCCCGAGGCAGCAAAAAAAATTGTAAAATGGGATGCAGAATATACACCCAACACTGAAAACCATGCTACATACAACAAGCTTTACGATACATGGCGCCAAGTTTACGACGCAAGCCTTTTACTTAGCGACCAAAAACTCACGAACTATATGTGGGTTGCCCCAGGCTTATAA
- a CDS encoding sugar-binding transcriptional regulator translates to MDYEETLMIKTTWCYYIENMTQQAIAEQLGISRMRVIKLLEKARMKKLIQFKIRSDAENRMELEKKLLDRYGLQDIYIVPSVSDNINETVARAAALYIGDHVENKSFINIGFGDTTSRTLNNLTLASDSEISLVSLTGGVSYYTSSANCGVASATRYIIPAPFIASSAEMASAICQESSVSEILRLANLASLTVVGIGGVTERATVVKDGKLTANDLLILQMKGAVGDILGHFIDKNGEPIDCPIHNRLISTSLEALKTFQNVVGVAGGLEKTQAINAALKSGCLDVLITDEETAESLLAL, encoded by the coding sequence ATGGATTATGAAGAAACCCTCATGATAAAAACAACTTGGTGCTATTACATCGAAAACATGACGCAGCAGGCTATAGCTGAACAACTTGGTATTTCCAGAATGCGCGTGATTAAGCTTTTGGAAAAAGCCCGCATGAAAAAGTTAATACAGTTTAAGATACGCTCGGATGCCGAAAACCGTATGGAGTTGGAAAAGAAATTGCTCGACCGTTATGGCTTACAGGACATCTATATCGTACCTTCTGTTTCCGATAATATTAACGAAACGGTGGCGCGCGCCGCAGCACTTTATATCGGCGACCACGTTGAAAACAAATCGTTTATCAACATCGGGTTTGGCGACACCACTTCTCGCACACTGAACAACCTCACCCTCGCCAGCGATTCTGAAATTTCTCTCGTATCGCTTACAGGCGGCGTAAGTTACTATACATCCTCTGCAAACTGCGGGGTGGCTTCGGCTACGCGGTACATAATACCCGCGCCGTTTATCGCATCAAGCGCTGAAATGGCAAGCGCAATCTGCCAAGAAAGTTCGGTAAGCGAAATTTTACGCCTTGCCAACCTAGCCAGCCTTACCGTGGTGGGAATTGGCGGCGTAACCGAACGAGCAACCGTTGTAAAAGATGGTAAGCTTACTGCAAACGACCTGCTCATTTTGCAAATGAAAGGCGCAGTGGGCGATATTCTTGGGCATTTTATTGACAAAAACGGAGAACCCATTGATTGCCCCATTCATAATCGTTTAATCAGCACCTCGCTTGAGGCATTAAAAACCTTCCAAAACGTTGTAGGCGTTGCAGGCGGTTTAGAAAAAACACAGGCAATTAACGCTGCGCTGAAAAGCGGCTGCTTGGATGTACTGATTACCGACGAAGAAACAGCCGAAAGCCTGTTGGCACTGTAA
- a CDS encoding sugar ABC transporter ATP-binding protein, with the protein MSTTESKSSQVPMISIRGVCKSFALNNVLKGINLNVNSGDVVAIIGGNGAGKSTLMKIIMGIYQQDAGEIFINGEKANLNSPSAALAKGIYLVPQEPMLFPNMTVEENIVLGFDEKRSDLHTRLVELNRKLGWDLKLDQKADSLSIAEQQLVEIMRGLLRNSQILILDEPTSALTFNEIESLFKIVEDLKKSGICIFYITHRLTEVFQIATRVVILRDGIITIEGSVKEFTQDDLIKGLLPPNAQDITSQACTIGAGVDYTKTKPMLEVQDFCGYGFDHINMNVYPGEILGIAGVVGAGRTELAVGIFGIDEIKSGKVLLDGEDITGKKTRQIIDKGLNYVPEDRHLNAIYGIRGVTENVSSGVLRKMSKVFINSKAEKELADQYIKDFRIKVTGRDQLIGSLSGGNQQKVVIAKTLATKPKVVILDEPTRGIDAGARGDVYKIINQLKEQGVAVVLISSDIEEVVQLSDRVMTMFQGSINHTFERCDITVDNLMAASFGVYEKGVKAE; encoded by the coding sequence ATGAGTACAACCGAAAGCAAATCTTCTCAAGTGCCCATGATTTCTATCCGCGGCGTCTGTAAGTCATTTGCACTCAACAATGTTTTAAAAGGGATTAACCTGAATGTAAACAGCGGTGATGTAGTGGCTATTATTGGCGGAAACGGTGCAGGCAAGAGTACTTTAATGAAGATAATTATGGGTATTTATCAGCAGGATGCTGGTGAAATCTTTATAAACGGAGAAAAGGCAAACCTAAATTCGCCTTCGGCTGCTTTGGCAAAAGGGATTTATCTCGTGCCGCAAGAGCCGATGCTGTTCCCTAATATGACAGTTGAAGAGAACATTGTGCTTGGCTTTGATGAAAAGCGAAGCGATTTACATACCCGTTTGGTAGAGCTGAACCGCAAACTTGGCTGGGACTTGAAGCTTGACCAAAAGGCGGACAGCCTTTCGATTGCAGAGCAGCAGCTTGTTGAAATTATGAGAGGTTTATTAAGAAACTCTCAGATATTAATTCTTGATGAGCCTACCTCTGCACTTACCTTTAACGAAATTGAATCACTGTTTAAAATTGTGGAGGATCTTAAAAAGAGCGGTATTTGCATTTTCTACATCACCCACCGTTTGACAGAGGTCTTCCAAATTGCAACCCGTGTGGTTATTTTGCGCGATGGCATCATTACGATTGAGGGTTCTGTAAAAGAATTTACCCAAGATGATTTAATCAAGGGCTTGCTGCCCCCCAATGCGCAAGACATTACCTCGCAAGCCTGCACAATCGGTGCCGGTGTAGATTATACAAAAACAAAACCGATGCTTGAGGTGCAAGATTTTTGCGGCTACGGTTTTGACCATATTAATATGAATGTTTACCCCGGAGAAATACTGGGTATTGCAGGTGTAGTTGGTGCAGGCCGTACCGAGCTTGCGGTAGGCATTTTTGGCATTGACGAAATTAAAAGCGGTAAAGTTCTGCTGGACGGTGAGGACATCACCGGTAAAAAAACAAGGCAGATTATTGACAAGGGGCTTAATTATGTGCCGGAAGACCGCCATCTCAATGCAATTTACGGCATCAGAGGCGTTACAGAAAATGTATCATCCGGCGTTTTGCGCAAGATGAGTAAGGTGTTCATCAATTCAAAAGCAGAAAAAGAGTTGGCGGACCAGTATATTAAAGACTTCAGAATCAAAGTAACAGGGCGCGACCAGCTCATCGGCTCGCTTTCGGGCGGCAACCAGCAAAAGGTGGTCATTGCAAAAACACTTGCAACCAAACCCAAAGTGGTTATCTTAGATGAGCCTACCAGAGGTATTGATGCGGGTGCGCGCGGAGATGTATATAAAATCATCAATCAGCTGAAAGAGCAAGGGGTTGCGGTTGTATTAATATCTTCGGATATAGAAGAGGTTGTACAGCTTTCCGACCGTGTTATGACGATGTTCCAGGGCTCCATTAATCATACTTTCGAGCGCTGCGACATCACCGTAGATAACCTTATGGCCGCCTCTTTCGGCGTGTATGAGAAGGGGGTAAAAGCCGAATGA
- a CDS encoding ABC transporter permease, which translates to MKKVIQKLTKVREFSALAFMVVLFAAAGIINPDFLSPDNLLLCFNGSVMYILLAVGISFVIVTSDIDVSIGGTLGITAAVSASMIRDDVTLWAVIPVTLLIGALIGLINGLGVTKLHVPAIIMTLGTNGIIRGSVYIYTKGKWVENLPDQFKLYSQKNILGFVNVFLLATVIAVVAIYLYLSRAKKGKYFAAIGDNIGGAELIGIPVAKTRILAFILSGTFAALAGLVFVSKVGFVSPMAGNGYEMKAIAACVLGGVSLSGGMGSVFGASIGAIIMSSISRILVFMKFPSDWDNTITGILLIVIVVADSLLQHHLSEKARKERLSAKALNEKREVA; encoded by the coding sequence ATGAAAAAAGTAATTCAAAAACTCACCAAGGTAAGAGAATTTTCAGCTTTGGCATTTATGGTGGTTTTGTTTGCGGCAGCAGGTATTATCAACCCCGACTTTCTCTCACCCGACAACCTGTTGCTGTGCTTTAACGGCAGTGTAATGTACATATTGCTTGCGGTAGGAATCTCGTTTGTAATTGTAACCAGCGATATTGATGTTTCTATCGGCGGTACGCTGGGGATTACCGCAGCGGTGTCTGCAAGCATGATTCGTGACGATGTAACCCTGTGGGCGGTGATTCCCGTAACATTGCTCATCGGTGCGTTGATTGGTTTGATAAATGGATTGGGTGTTACCAAGCTGCATGTTCCCGCAATTATCATGACGTTGGGTACAAACGGCATTATCCGCGGTTCGGTTTACATTTATACCAAAGGCAAATGGGTTGAAAACCTGCCGGACCAATTCAAACTTTATTCCCAAAAAAACATTTTGGGTTTTGTCAATGTGTTCCTTTTAGCAACCGTAATCGCTGTGGTTGCCATTTACCTGTATCTTTCCAGAGCAAAAAAAGGTAAGTATTTTGCAGCAATCGGCGACAATATCGGCGGTGCGGAACTCATTGGTATCCCTGTTGCAAAAACAAGAATACTCGCTTTTATTCTCAGCGGCACTTTTGCTGCATTGGCAGGTCTTGTATTTGTCAGCAAGGTCGGTTTTGTATCCCCTATGGCAGGTAACGGATACGAGATGAAGGCAATTGCAGCTTGTGTGCTCGGCGGTGTAAGCCTTTCGGGCGGTATGGGCTCGGTGTTTGGTGCATCCATTGGTGCAATCATCATGTCATCCATCAGCCGTATTCTCGTATTTATGAAGTTCCCGTCCGACTGGGACAACACCATTACTGGCATTTTGCTGATTGTTATTGTTGTTGCTGACTCCTTGTTGCAGCATCATTTGTCGGAAAAAGCACGCAAAGAGCGTCTCTCCGCTAAAGCATTGAATGAAAAGAGGGAAGTTGCATGA
- a CDS encoding ABC transporter permease: MNKLKKILFRWETALILILALEIIVFGAINPRFLKINVLLGSINDFVSTCIISLFVTFVIITGGMDISGGSIVGLTSMVLGLLWQDAGLNIWVAIPMAILVGGLCGALNGFLVAYTRVQAMVVTLGGMFLYSGLAVVLGSLSVSSAFEGIGGFPDAFVQIANGKTFGIPNPFLIFIGLAVIAYVLLHKTNYGRYVFLVGVNQNAAQYSGINHKLVTLSTYILSGMSASVAGVVLTSYLGSSRADLGKELTMPVITAVVLGGTAITGGKGGVVGTAIASIVVGILRFGLQMAKVPTQYLDIPVGLLLVVAVAVRGVMGQVRKPSFLNRKFSKEKAAA, encoded by the coding sequence ATGAATAAGCTGAAGAAAATACTTTTCCGTTGGGAAACGGCGCTGATTCTGATACTTGCCCTTGAGATTATTGTTTTCGGTGCAATTAACCCCAGATTCTTGAAAATCAATGTGTTGCTCGGCAGCATCAACGATTTTGTTTCTACCTGTATTATCTCGCTGTTTGTAACCTTTGTTATCATTACAGGCGGTATGGATATTTCCGGCGGCTCGATTGTAGGGCTTACCTCAATGGTATTGGGTTTGTTGTGGCAGGATGCCGGACTGAACATTTGGGTAGCAATCCCAATGGCGATTTTGGTTGGTGGTTTGTGCGGTGCACTCAACGGCTTTTTGGTTGCTTATACTCGCGTACAGGCAATGGTTGTTACACTGGGCGGTATGTTTCTTTACTCAGGGCTTGCGGTTGTATTGGGCAGCCTCTCTGTTTCCAGTGCGTTTGAGGGCATCGGCGGTTTCCCCGATGCATTTGTGCAGATTGCAAACGGCAAAACCTTTGGTATCCCCAACCCGTTTCTCATTTTTATAGGGCTTGCAGTGATTGCGTATGTTTTGCTGCACAAAACCAATTACGGCAGATATGTATTTTTGGTTGGCGTAAATCAAAATGCAGCGCAGTATTCCGGCATCAACCACAAGCTGGTTACACTGAGCACCTATATTCTTTCGGGTATGTCTGCATCGGTTGCGGGCGTAGTGCTTACCAGCTATCTCGGTTCTTCTCGCGCCGATTTGGGTAAAGAGCTCACCATGCCCGTCATCACGGCAGTTGTGCTGGGCGGTACTGCAATTACAGGCGGTAAAGGCGGCGTGGTCGGCACAGCAATTGCCAGTATTGTGGTTGGTATTTTACGTTTCGGCTTGCAAATGGCAAAGGTTCCCACACAATATCTCGACATCCCTGTTGGCCTGCTGTTGGTGGTAGCGGTTGCGGTAAGAGGTGTGATGGGGCAAGTTCGAAAGCCGTCTTTTTTGAATCGTAAATTCTCTAAAGAAAAAGCAGCGGCATAA
- the lsrB gene encoding autoinducer 2 ABC transporter substrate-binding protein LsrB, with amino-acid sequence MRKVLSVVLALVLVVSMFAGCGKGAEPAAPAESGAASADSSAAGNIKDAKDVTVAFIPKLTGNAFFESANIGAQDLAKKVGFTCDYTGNPEASVANQVQVINSAVQQGADAIAISSVTPDGLNQALKAARDAGVKVVTWDSDVQPDMRSLMVSQGTPEQLGEMLVEMAASQMSDEQKKDAKYVWHYSSSTVTDQNSWQVAGEAYIKLKYPGWQNVAPENYYSEQDAEKAVSVGESILKAHPDIDAIICNDSTALPGQAQAAKNLGLSGKVIVTGFASPNSMRDFCKDGTVPKFGLWDCKIQGAMGAYLAYWVAAGNTFKVGDSIDIPDIGTVKVEPNTILDPKAYTADDSGIVLLPERTVFTIDNVDNYDF; translated from the coding sequence ATGCGTAAAGTTCTTTCAGTAGTTCTTGCATTGGTTCTGGTTGTTTCTATGTTTGCAGGTTGCGGCAAAGGTGCAGAGCCTGCTGCTCCCGCAGAGTCCGGCGCAGCTTCTGCAGATTCTTCTGCTGCAGGCAATATCAAAGATGCCAAAGACGTCACCGTAGCTTTCATCCCAAAACTTACCGGTAATGCTTTTTTCGAGTCTGCTAATATTGGTGCACAGGATCTTGCTAAAAAAGTTGGATTTACCTGCGATTACACAGGTAACCCCGAAGCTTCTGTTGCAAATCAGGTGCAGGTTATCAACTCAGCTGTACAGCAGGGTGCAGATGCAATTGCAATTTCTTCTGTTACTCCCGACGGTTTGAACCAAGCTTTAAAAGCTGCCAGAGATGCAGGCGTTAAAGTTGTGACTTGGGACTCTGACGTTCAGCCCGACATGCGTTCTTTGATGGTTTCGCAGGGTACACCCGAGCAGCTTGGCGAAATGCTGGTTGAAATGGCTGCTTCTCAGATGAGCGATGAGCAGAAAAAAGATGCAAAATATGTATGGCACTATTCTTCCTCCACTGTTACAGACCAAAACTCTTGGCAGGTAGCAGGCGAGGCTTACATTAAATTAAAATACCCGGGCTGGCAAAATGTTGCCCCTGAAAACTACTATTCCGAGCAGGATGCTGAAAAAGCGGTATCTGTAGGTGAATCCATTCTCAAAGCTCACCCGGATATCGACGCTATCATCTGCAACGACTCCACTGCACTTCCCGGTCAGGCTCAAGCTGCGAAAAACCTCGGTCTTTCCGGCAAAGTGATTGTTACCGGTTTTGCTTCTCCCAACTCGATGAGAGATTTCTGCAAAGACGGCACCGTCCCTAAGTTTGGCCTGTGGGATTGCAAAATTCAAGGCGCTATGGGTGCTTACCTTGCTTACTGGGTTGCAGCAGGCAACACCTTTAAAGTGGGCGACAGCATTGATATCCCCGACATTGGTACCGTTAAAGTAGAGCCCAACACCATTTTGGACCCAAAAGCTTACACCGCAGATGACTCCGGCATCGTTCTTCTTCCGGAAAGAACCGTATTTACCATCGATAACGTTGATAACTACGATTTCTAA
- the lsrF gene encoding 3-hydroxy-5-phosphonooxypentane-2,4-dione thiolase — protein MADKDGLKVAKDYHTNVEFSRQGGFYVKGAQDLDWGMKKHLSNMFDPKTGNTVMFAFDHGYFMGSTAGLERLDLVIPPLLDHVDVLMGTRGALRTCVAPENQKGIALRCTGGSSMIDEDLSHEVIAVNIEDAIRMNADCMAVQTFVGADGQKSSLENLCKTVDMGMRYSIPTMGIVAVGKDMDRTPRFFKLATRILAELGANIIKTYYCDDFEEVVAACPVPIVVAGGKKLPENEALTLAYRSMQGGARGLDMGRNIFQSEHPVEMAKAIRMIVHEKATDKEAFEFYTNEIHK, from the coding sequence ATGGCAGATAAAGACGGACTCAAAGTAGCAAAAGATTACCACACCAATGTTGAATTTAGCAGACAGGGTGGTTTCTATGTAAAAGGCGCACAAGACCTCGATTGGGGTATGAAAAAGCATCTTTCCAACATGTTCGATCCCAAAACAGGTAATACTGTTATGTTTGCGTTTGACCATGGTTATTTTATGGGCTCTACCGCAGGCTTGGAGAGACTGGATCTCGTTATTCCTCCGCTGTTGGATCATGTGGATGTACTGATGGGTACCCGCGGTGCTCTGCGTACCTGTGTTGCTCCCGAGAACCAAAAAGGTATTGCTCTGCGTTGCACCGGCGGCTCATCTATGATTGATGAAGATTTGAGCCATGAGGTTATTGCTGTCAACATTGAGGATGCAATCCGTATGAACGCAGACTGTATGGCAGTTCAGACATTCGTCGGTGCAGACGGGCAGAAATCGAGCCTTGAAAACTTATGCAAAACCGTAGATATGGGTATGCGCTACAGCATTCCTACTATGGGCATAGTTGCAGTTGGTAAAGATATGGACCGCACTCCGCGCTTCTTTAAACTGGCTACCCGAATTCTTGCAGAACTGGGTGCTAACATTATTAAAACCTATTACTGCGATGATTTTGAAGAGGTTGTAGCGGCATGCCCTGTTCCGATTGTTGTTGCAGGCGGCAAAAAGCTCCCCGAAAACGAGGCACTTACCTTGGCTTACCGCAGCATGCAAGGCGGTGCGCGCGGTTTGGATATGGGCCGTAACATTTTCCAAAGTGAGCATCCTGTTGAGATGGCAAAAGCAATCCGCATGATTGTTCACGAAAAGGCTACCGATAAAGAAGCATTCGAGTTTTACACCAACGAAATTCATAAGTAA
- a CDS encoding sigma-70 family RNA polymerase sigma factor, with translation MCVNSRWIANEVLMFFRSKRKTAQDIYISDPIDTDKEGNSLTLMDIVADEDNILDNLDLKIKSEKLHKFIETHLDEREKTIVLMRYGLCGYLPMTQREVAKKLGISRSYVSRIEKKALCTLKKQFVREGI, from the coding sequence ATTTGTGTCAATAGCAGATGGATAGCAAATGAGGTACTCATGTTCTTCCGCAGCAAGCGTAAAACCGCACAAGACATCTACATATCCGACCCAATTGATACCGACAAAGAGGGAAACTCGCTTACCTTAATGGATATTGTCGCAGATGAGGACAATATTTTGGATAACCTTGATCTTAAAATCAAAAGCGAAAAACTGCACAAATTTATTGAAACGCATTTGGATGAACGAGAAAAAACCATCGTATTAATGCGTTACGGGCTTTGCGGATATTTACCTATGACACAGCGCGAAGTTGCAAAAAAATTAGGCATTTCACGCTCGTATGTCTCACGTATCGAAAAGAAGGCACTGTGTACATTAAAAAAACAGTTTGTTCGCGAGGGCATATAG